In the genome of Populus nigra chromosome 9, ddPopNigr1.1, whole genome shotgun sequence, one region contains:
- the LOC133703203 gene encoding probable cinnamyl alcohol dehydrogenase 1 — translation MSSESVKDDCLAWAARDPSGVLSPYKFTRRALGKDDVSLKITHCGVCYADVIWSKNKHGDSRYPLVPGHEIAGIVKEVGSSVSNFKAGDHVGVGTYVNSCRECEHCNDKEEVSCEKGSVFTFNGIDADGSITKGGYSTYIVVHERYCFRIPDGYPLASAAPLLCAGITVYNPMMRHKMNQPGKSLGVIGLGGLGHMAVKFGKAFGLKVTVLSTSVSKKEEALSVLGADNFVITSDQAQMKALYKSLDFIIDTASGDHPFDPYLSLLKTAGVFVLVGFPSEVKFSPASLNIGMKTVAGSITGGTRVIQEMLDFCAANKIYPGIEVIPIQYINEALERMVKNDVKYRFVIDVENSLK, via the exons ATGAGCTCTGAGAGTGTTAAAGATGACTGTCTTGCGTGGGCAGCGAGAGACCCCTCTGGAGTCTTATCTCCTTACAAGTTTACTCGCAG GGCTCTTGGAAAAGATGATGTTTCGCTAAAAATAACGCACTGTGGAGTTTGCTATGCTGATGTTATCTGGAGTAAGAACAAGCATGGAGATTCACGCTATCCATTGGTGCCTGG ACATGAGATTGCTGGAATTGTAAAGGAAGTTGGTTCCAGTGTCAGCAACTTCAAGGCTGGTGACCATGTTGGAGTAGGCACCTATGTTAATTCTTGCAGAGAATGTGAGCATTGCAATGACAAGGAAGAAGTTAGTTGTGAAAAAGGATCGGTTTTCACTTTTAATGGCATTGATGCTGATGGCTCGATTACAAAGGGTGGATATTCTACCTACATCGTTGTCCATGAAAG GTACTGCTTTCGGATACCTGATGGTTATCCTTTGGCCTCTGCAGCACCTCTGCTTTGTGCTGGAATCACTGTGTACAACCCCATGATGCGACATAAGATGAACCAACCTGGTAAATCTCTTGGAGTGATTGGGCTCGGTGGTCTGGGTCACATGGCAGTGAAGTTTGGCAAGGCTTTTGGCTTGAAAGTAACTGTTTTAAGCACAAGCGTATCTAAAAAGGAGGAAGCCCTGAGTGTGCTCGGCGCAGACAATTTCGTGATTACATCCGATCAAGCACAGATGAAG GCCTTGTACAAATCACTAGACTTCATAATCGACACAGCATCCGGCGATCACCCATTTGATCCATACTTGTCTCTTTTGAAGACTGCTGgtgtttttgttcttgttggGTTCCCAAGTGAAGTCAAATTCAGTCCTGCGAGCCTCAATATCG GTATGAAAACTGTAGCTGGTAGCATAACAGGTGGTACAAGAGTGATCCAAGAGATGTTGGACTTCTGTGCTGCTAATAAAATTTACCCCGGGATTGAAGTAATTCCAATTCAGTATATAAATGAAGCTCTTGAGAGGATGGTAAAGAACGACGTGAAGTACCGGTTTGTGATTGATGTTGAGAACTCCTTGAAGTGA
- the LOC133703204 gene encoding probable cinnamyl alcohol dehydrogenase 1 has protein sequence MTVLRGQRETLLESFLLTSLVAGNLGNSKDDVSLKITHCGVCYADVSWSKNKLGDSRYPLVPGHEIAGIVKEVGSSVSNFKVGDHVGVGTYVNSCRECEHCNDKEEVSCEKGLVFTFNGIDADGSITKGGYSSYIVVHERYCFRIPDGYPLASAAPLLCAGITVYNPMMRHKMNQPGKSLGVIGLGGLGHMAVNFGKAFGLKVTVLSTSVSKKEEALSVVEIMIQNFANESFISRNIVPQQ, from the exons ATGACTGTCTTGCGTGGGCAGCGGGAGACCCTTCTGGAGTCTTTTCTCCTTACAAGTTTAGTCGCAG GTAATCTGGGAAATTCAAAAGATGATGTTTCGCTAAAAATAACGCACTGTGGAGTTTGCTATGCTGATGTTAGCTGGAGTAAGAACAAGCTTGGAGATTCGCGCTATCCATTGGTGCCTGG ACATGAGATTGCTGGAATTGTAAAGGAAGTTGGATCCAGTGTCAGCAACTTCAAGGTTGGTGACCATGTTGGAGTAGGCACTTATGTTAATTCTTGCAGAGAATGTGAGCATTGCAATGACAAGGAAGAAGTTAGTTGTGAAAAAGGATTGGTTTTCACTTTTAATGGCATTGATGCTGATGGCTCGATTACAAAGGGTGGATATTCTAGCTACATCGTTGTCCATGAAAG GTACTGCTTTCGGATACCTGATGGTTATCCTTTGGCCTCTGCAGCACCTCTGCTTTGTGCTGGAATCACTGTGTACAACCCCATGATGCGACATAAGATGAACCAACCTGGTAAATCTCTTGGAGTGATTGGGCTCGGTGGTCTGGGTCACATGGCAGTGAATTTTGGCAAGGCTTTTGGATTGAAAGTAACTGTTTTAAGCACAAGCGTATCTAAAAAGGAGGAAGCCCTGAGTGTTGTTGAAATAATGATCCAGAATTTCGCGAACGAATCATTTATATCCAGAAATATTGTACCGCAGCAATAA